From Triticum urartu cultivar G1812 chromosome 2, Tu2.1, whole genome shotgun sequence, a single genomic window includes:
- the LOC125539667 gene encoding FCS-Like Zinc finger 2-like — protein MAASVACAFFFDAEPVGEPGMPALDACALCAKPLARDSDVFMYRGDTPFCSEECRHEQMHLDAVSARQAARRVQRFSAEAECHRGQRQSRKVSIAS, from the coding sequence ATGGCGGCATCGGTGGCCTGCGCCTTCTTCTTCGACGCCGAGCCGGTGGGCGAGCCCGGCATGCCGGCGCTGGACGCGTGCGCGCTCTGCGCCAAGCCGCTGGCGCGTGACAGCGACGTCTTCATGTACAGAGGGGACACGCCCTTCTGCAGCGAGGAGTGCCGCCACGAGCAGATGCACCTCGACGCCGTCTCCGCCAGGCAGGCCGCCCGGAGGGTGCAGCGGTTCTCGGCGGAGGCGGAGTGCCACCGTGGGCAGCGGCAGTCCAGGAAGGTGTCCATCGCCAGCTAG
- the LOC125539669 gene encoding FCS-Like Zinc finger 2-like: MAASVACAFFFDAEPAGEPGKHALDACALCAKRLARDSDVFMYRGDTPFCSEECRHEQMHLDAVSARQAARRLQRFSPETESQSHRGQRQSRKVSIAS; this comes from the coding sequence ATGGCGGCATCGGTGGCCTGCGCCTTCTTCTTCGACGCCGAGCCGGCCGGCGAGCCCGGCAAGCACGCGCTGGACGCGTGCGCGCTCTGCGCCAAGCGGCTGGCGCGCGACAGCGACGTCTTCATGTACCGAGGGGACACGCCCTTCTGCAGCGAGGAGTGCCGCCACGAGCAGATGCACCTCGACGCCGTCTCCGCCAGGCAGGCCGCGCGGAGGCTGCAGCGCTTCTCGCCGGAGACGGAGTCCCAGTCCCACCGTGGGCAGCGGCAGTCCAGGAAGGTGTCCATCGCCAGCTAG
- the LOC125537831 gene encoding LOW QUALITY PROTEIN: pectinesterase/pectinesterase inhibitor PPE8B-like (The sequence of the model RefSeq protein was modified relative to this genomic sequence to represent the inferred CDS: substituted 2 bases at 2 genomic stop codons) yields the protein MIKHLTGLTYACIAAVVGPGFITRDLTFENTAGPERHEAVAPRSDSDLSVFCRCAFEGHHDTLYQHTLRQFYYDCRVTGTAHFIFEDVMAVFQICLLLVLDPLPGQKNTVKAQRCVNGSFNNGFSFQFCNVFVQDDLLRAQANQTDKATATHTFLGRPWKTYSXVVFMXMESYIAAVVQPEGRLAWDKNQTTLSTLCFKEYMNTGNSADVYGRMRWTGYHVNMRQAEANNFTVVQLIGMNAGR from the coding sequence ATGATTAAACACCTGACCGGCCTGACGTATGCATGCATTGCAGCGGTGGTTGGTCCGGGGTTCATCACGCGAGACTTGACGTTCGAGAACACGGCGGGGCCGGAGAGACACGAGGCGGTGGCGCCACGGAGCGACTCGGACCTCTCCGTCTTCTGCCGCTGTGCCTTCGAGGGCCACCATGACACGTTATACCAGCACACGCTCCGCCAGTTCTACTACGACTGTCGCGTCACCGGCACCGCCCACTTCATCTTCGAAGATGTCATGGCCGTTTTCCAGATCTGCCTCCTCCTGGTCCTCGACCCGCTCCCGGGCCAGAAGAACACCGTCAAGGCCCAGAGATGCGTCAACGGCTCTTTCAACAACGGCTTCTCCTTTCAGTTTTGCAACGTCTTCGTGCAGGACGACCTCCTACGTGCGCAGGCCAACCAGACCGACAAGGCCACCGCCACGCATACTTTCCTGGGCCGGCCATGGAAGACGTACTCGTAGGTGGTGTTCATGTAGATGGAGTCCTACATCGCCGCCGTGGTGCAGCCCGAGGGGCGGCTCGCGTGGGACAAAAACCAAACCACGCTCAGCACGCTCTGCTTCAAGGAGTACATGAACACGGGCAACAGCGCCGACGTCTACGGCAGGATGAGGTGGACGGGCTACCACGTGAATATGAGACAGGCCGAGGCCAACAACTTCACCGTGGTACAGCTCatcggcatgaatgcgggcaggtGA
- the LOC125537832 gene encoding uncharacterized protein LOC125537832, giving the protein MTIDFVVCHCFSISLCSCCIGWHDWHLFQKVHILQQLTDFAIIQVNNNRHRLQTLEMAPINLRRQRTFANFTKKPVEPRFIDFDDIEYSDTFRTCSICVRVDVKFPVNPSGDKLHFILMDKTGAKIEAIVAGKDLVNRFNITLHMGRKYIIHGVTMRPNFEELECRYIQHTYECSFSARTFVESLSLQFPTYPKHLMPFQEVQRCPRNTFVDIIGIVVHYDGHERIGGYPGAEIYREVTFMDMWGKLIVVGIWGGNLIQNSYRWSTTEGNKSIVLATMLRKDCKYGNLETSNYTTLAFNPDHTAARALDDIHQKIIGGLIDMKFVQQFIEWRWAFLASKLSTKDPRHRMYTKKARRM; this is encoded by the exons ATGACTATAGATTTCGTGGTCTGCCATTGCTTTTCTATTTCTTTGTGTTCTTGTTGTATCGGATGGCATGATTGGCATCTATTTCAAAAAGTCCATATACTTCAGCAATTGACAGATTTTGCTATCATACAAGTCAATAACAATAGGCATCGATTGCAAACTTTAGAG ATGGCGCCAATTAACCTTAGACGTCAGCGGACATTTGCAAACTTCACAAAAAAACCAGTTGAGCCTAG ATTCATAGACTTCGACGACATCGAATATTCTGATACATTCAGGACTTGTAGCATCTGCGTGAGGGTAGATGTCAAATTCCCGGTTAATCCGAGTGGTGATAAGCTTCACTTCATTCTTATGGACAAAACT GGTGCCAAAATCGAGGCTATAGTTGCCGGAAAAGATTTAGTGAATAGATTCAATATTACATTGCACATGGGTCGTAAGTACATCATTCATGGTGTTACTATGCGGCCTAACTTTGAAGAACTGGAGTGTAGATACATTCAACACACATATGAGTGTTCCTTCAGCGCAAGGACATTTGTTGAGTCTCTCTCACTTCAATTTCCAACATATCCCAAGCATTTGATGCCGTTCCAAGAAGTTCAGAGGTGTCCAAGAAACACTTTCGTAG ACATAATTGGCATAGTCGTTCATTATGATGGACATGAACGCATTGGGGGATACCCAGGTGCTGAAATATATAGAGAGgtcaccttcatggatatgtg GGGCAAACTTATAGTTGTTGGGATTTGGGGTGGCAACTTGATTCAGAACTCATATAGGTGGTCAACAACTGAAGGCAATAAATCTATTGTCCTTGCCACTATGCTTCGTAAGGATTGCAAATACG GAAATCTGGAAACTTCAAATTACACCACCCTTGCATTCAACCCGGATCATACTGCAGCACGCGCACTTGATG ATATTCACCAGAAAATAATAGGTGGGTTGATTGATATGAAGTTTGTTCAGCAATTTATTGAGTGGAGGTGGGCTTTCCTAGCAAGCAAGTTGTCTACAAAGGATCCCCGACACAGGATGTATACAAAGAAAGCTCGGCGCAT GTGA
- the LOC125534055 gene encoding FCS-Like Zinc finger 2-like: protein MAASAACSFFFDAEQLGEPGMPAMDACALCAKPLARDSDVFMYRGDTPYCSEECRHEEMHLDAVCARQAARRLQRFSAETESHRGQRHSRKKVSVAS from the coding sequence ATGGCGGCATCAGCGGCCTGCTCCTTCTTCTTCGACGCCGAGCAGCTCGGCGAGCCCGGCATGCCGGCGATGGACGCGTGCGCGCTCTGCGCCAAGCCGCTGGCGCGCGACAGCGACGTCTTCATGTACAGAGGGGACACACCCTACTGTAGCGAGGAGTGCCGCCACGAGGAGATGCACCTCGACGCCGTCTGCGCCAGGCAGGCCGCCCGGAGGCTGCAGAGGTTCTCGGCGGAGACGGAATCCCACCGTGGGCAGCGGCACTCCAGGAAGAAGGTGTCCGTCGCAAGCTAA